One genomic region from Muriicola soli encodes:
- the rnr gene encoding ribonuclease R, protein MVKKKKRANQHRKNEITRGIFEVLEKEPNKSFNYKQIASKLDISDTEGRNILIKRLGQLKAKERIREFERGKYKSLENKFLHEGKIEVTARGNAYVIVDGLDDDIFISNNKINRAFDGDIVEVLVKPKRKSNKLEGEVVSIIKRKKNNFVGVLDLHKSFAFVRPTDHKMYTDIFVPINLVGKAKNGEKVIVEVLSWEEEADSPTGKVVEVLGLPGLHDTEIHAILAEYGLPHRFPKEVDHFANQLDTAIKEDEVSKRRDMRKVLTFTIDPKDAKDFDDALSFQQLPNGNYEVGIHIADVSYYVTPDSILDEEAYERATSVYLVDRVVPMLPEILSNNACSLRPKEDKYTFSAIFEIDNNAEVKSEWFGRTAIHSDERFAYEEAQFIIENKTTEIDEEVSIRGNAYSVSEDIKEAVLKLNSLAEIMRDRRMNAGAISFDKLEVKFNLNKENEPVSVYFKEAKAANKLIEEFMLLANRKVAAFIGKQKPKKTFVYRVHDEPNEEKLMTLNGIVSKFGHKLNFQNKKTVSASLNKLLEDVKGQKEQNLVDTLAIRSMSKAIYTTDNIGHYGLAFDYYSHFTSPIRRYPDVMVHRLLQHYLSGGKSENAETVEEKCKHSSDMEYLASSAERDSIKYMQIKFMQDHKDQEFVGVISGVTEWGIYVEIIENKCEGMVRIRDIKDDYYTFDEKQYALVGERRKKVYQLGDEVRVMVKDTDLVKRHLDFSLLGKA, encoded by the coding sequence ATGGTGAAGAAGAAGAAAAGGGCTAATCAACATAGAAAAAATGAAATTACAAGAGGAATTTTTGAAGTCCTGGAGAAAGAGCCCAATAAAAGTTTTAATTACAAGCAAATTGCATCAAAATTAGATATAAGCGATACTGAGGGAAGAAATATCCTGATTAAGAGATTAGGCCAGCTAAAAGCTAAAGAAAGAATAAGAGAATTTGAAAGAGGGAAATACAAATCCCTGGAAAATAAATTCTTACACGAAGGTAAAATTGAGGTTACAGCAAGGGGTAATGCTTATGTTATTGTAGACGGCTTAGACGATGATATATTTATTTCTAACAACAAAATAAATAGAGCATTTGACGGTGATATCGTTGAGGTACTGGTAAAGCCAAAACGAAAATCGAATAAGCTGGAAGGTGAGGTCGTATCTATCATCAAAAGGAAGAAGAACAATTTTGTAGGAGTACTGGATTTACATAAGTCTTTTGCCTTTGTAAGACCGACGGATCACAAAATGTACACAGACATTTTTGTTCCTATTAACCTTGTAGGAAAGGCAAAAAATGGAGAAAAGGTGATCGTAGAAGTTCTCTCATGGGAAGAAGAGGCAGATTCGCCTACAGGTAAAGTTGTAGAAGTACTCGGTTTACCCGGACTACACGATACGGAGATCCATGCTATCCTGGCCGAATATGGACTCCCCCATCGTTTTCCCAAGGAAGTGGATCATTTCGCTAATCAACTCGACACGGCTATAAAAGAAGATGAGGTTTCCAAAAGAAGGGATATGAGAAAGGTTTTAACCTTTACTATTGATCCCAAGGATGCCAAGGATTTTGATGATGCCTTATCTTTTCAGCAACTCCCCAACGGGAATTATGAAGTTGGAATTCATATAGCTGATGTATCTTACTACGTAACTCCGGATAGTATTCTCGATGAAGAGGCCTATGAAAGGGCGACTTCCGTATATCTCGTAGACAGGGTAGTACCTATGTTACCGGAAATACTTTCTAATAATGCTTGTTCCCTCAGGCCAAAAGAAGATAAATACACGTTTTCTGCTATTTTCGAAATAGATAATAATGCCGAGGTTAAAAGCGAATGGTTTGGGAGAACAGCAATACATTCTGATGAACGCTTTGCCTATGAAGAAGCTCAGTTCATTATAGAAAATAAAACTACCGAGATAGATGAAGAAGTTTCGATTCGAGGAAACGCTTATTCGGTATCTGAAGATATTAAAGAAGCCGTTCTAAAACTCAATTCTCTCGCGGAGATCATGCGGGACAGGCGAATGAACGCGGGTGCAATCTCATTTGATAAACTGGAGGTGAAGTTTAATCTGAATAAGGAAAATGAACCTGTAAGTGTGTATTTTAAGGAGGCAAAAGCAGCAAATAAGCTTATTGAAGAATTTATGCTTTTAGCCAACCGCAAAGTCGCAGCATTTATTGGGAAACAAAAACCTAAAAAGACATTTGTTTACAGAGTTCACGACGAACCCAACGAAGAAAAATTAATGACTTTAAACGGGATCGTGTCCAAATTTGGACACAAGCTTAATTTTCAAAATAAAAAGACCGTTAGCGCTTCTCTTAATAAACTCCTTGAGGACGTAAAAGGGCAGAAGGAACAGAACCTGGTTGATACCCTGGCTATCAGGAGTATGAGTAAGGCCATCTACACCACCGATAATATTGGTCATTACGGCCTGGCCTTTGATTATTACAGTCATTTTACCTCCCCAATACGTCGGTACCCGGATGTGATGGTCCATCGGTTGTTACAGCACTACCTCAGTGGAGGGAAATCGGAAAATGCCGAAACCGTCGAAGAAAAGTGTAAGCACTCTTCAGATATGGAATACCTGGCGTCTAGTGCAGAGAGGGATTCTATCAAGTATATGCAGATCAAATTTATGCAGGATCACAAAGACCAGGAGTTTGTAGGAGTTATTTCCGGTGTCACAGAATGGGGGATCTATGTGGAGATCATTGAGAACAAATGTGAGGGAATGGTCAGGATTAGGGATATCAAAGACGATTATTATACCTTTGATGAAAAGCAATACGCTCTGGTGGGCGAACGCAGGAAAAAGGTATACCAATTAGGCGATGAGGTCCGGGTAATGGTTAAGGATACAGATCTTGTAAAAAGGCACCTCGATTTTAGTCTTCTGGGTAAAGCTTAA
- a CDS encoding head GIN domain-containing protein, with translation MKKLILLLFVCYTFSQLQAQEGKVTQNLDKFSEVKVYDGLSVNLIRSDKNQAVITGANTSKVALVISGGVLKVRMELVKIFSGYRTFIDLYYTDDLLVIDVNEDARITAGETITQDVLELKAQEGGEINAQARVEQLLIKAVTGGVINASGNSDNQDVQINTGGIYKGKDFKTKFTTVNVNAGSTAEIFATSYVKVSVKAGGTVYVYGDPDKMEEKTVFGGKIERM, from the coding sequence ATGAAAAAGTTGATTTTACTGCTTTTTGTATGCTACACTTTCTCACAGCTTCAGGCCCAGGAAGGCAAGGTTACTCAAAACCTGGATAAGTTTTCTGAAGTTAAAGTATACGATGGCCTTTCTGTGAATTTGATTCGCTCTGACAAAAATCAAGCTGTGATCACAGGAGCAAACACCTCAAAAGTTGCCTTAGTTATTTCTGGAGGGGTATTAAAGGTCAGAATGGAACTCGTTAAAATTTTTAGTGGTTACAGGACTTTTATCGACCTGTATTATACTGATGACCTCTTAGTCATCGATGTTAACGAAGACGCCCGAATTACAGCTGGAGAGACCATAACTCAGGATGTTTTGGAACTCAAGGCACAGGAAGGTGGAGAAATCAACGCTCAGGCCCGGGTGGAGCAATTATTGATCAAAGCGGTCACCGGTGGGGTGATCAATGCCTCTGGTAATTCAGACAATCAGGATGTACAGATCAATACCGGGGGCATCTATAAAGGCAAAGATTTTAAAACCAAATTCACCACTGTCAATGTCAACGCGGGCTCAACAGCTGAGATCTTCGCCACTTCTTATGTAAAAGTAAGCGTAAAGGCGGGTGGAACTGTATATGTCTACGGAGATCCTGATAAAATGGAAGAAAAGACAGTGTTTGGCGGTAAAATAGAGCGAATGTAA
- a CDS encoding LysE family translocator, with translation MFEDIQAAIPLGFFLSFMIGPVFFVLLETSATKGFRAGLVFDAGVIIADILFLTIAYFSSFQLLENLSNQPGLYVFGGVILLIYAITILFNKAPAQDKTDVHTSKTGYLGLFIKGFLLNFINIGVLVFWLGVIIIVGPSLDNDPNRIMVFFSTMLLAYLITDIFKILLAKQLKRKLTPKRIRLVKKGLGVILAICGIVLIIKGFLPKDKFNIEKGIELIQEAEGQ, from the coding sequence ATGTTCGAAGACATTCAGGCGGCGATACCTCTCGGATTTTTCCTGAGTTTTATGATCGGGCCTGTATTTTTTGTTCTTCTGGAAACCAGTGCAACCAAAGGTTTTAGGGCCGGACTCGTATTTGACGCTGGAGTAATTATCGCAGACATCCTTTTCCTGACCATTGCTTACTTCAGTAGCTTCCAACTTCTTGAAAATTTGAGTAATCAGCCCGGTTTATACGTATTCGGAGGGGTTATATTGTTGATTTATGCGATCACCATCCTTTTTAATAAAGCCCCTGCCCAGGACAAGACAGATGTACACACAAGCAAGACCGGCTACCTGGGCCTGTTTATCAAAGGTTTTTTACTCAATTTCATCAATATCGGAGTGCTTGTTTTCTGGCTTGGCGTTATTATCATCGTTGGTCCGAGTCTTGACAATGACCCGAACAGGATAATGGTATTTTTCTCCACCATGCTCCTCGCCTATCTGATTACCGATATATTTAAGATCCTGTTGGCGAAACAACTCAAGAGAAAGTTGACTCCGAAAAGGATACGTCTGGTTAAAAAAGGCCTTGGCGTAATCCTGGCGATTTGCGGGATAGTGCTTATCATCAAGGGCTTCCTGCCCAAAGACAAGTTTAATATAGAGAAAGGGATTGAGCTTATCCAGGAAGCGGAAGGACAATAA